From a single Sorghum bicolor cultivar BTx623 chromosome 5, Sorghum_bicolor_NCBIv3, whole genome shotgun sequence genomic region:
- the LOC8076898 gene encoding ankyrin repeat-containing protein At5g02620 isoform X1 → MHVGGSNIYHYVQQKKFESTNGSSVLEEKDEYAKLENRQHGRDILREMHHSGTPHTKLRNAALLMAPSVLCLSESLSCCCSSIYMPASIDPCPAANCQIMEAGKKTATMMDSRLLDAAVSGDTTMMKHLALHDPAVLLGTTPRGNTCLHISAMHGHAGFCMDAMALNRSLLSAVNNDGETPLVAAVRGGRTSTTSLAPSFLRCYRDLHLSEAILKQDKQGNNALHHAIRSGHRELALELIAAEPALSKAVNKYDESPMYIAVMRNYKDVSEKLLEIPDSAHLGGTNGHNALHAAVRNGTAAIAKKIVETRPALALTEDKIRKATPLHQAVLWDKVDVLRVILEHDRSLGYVVSSKGTPLLVSAAYRGNVGVARELLKHCPDAPFAKTNGWTCLHQAVWNGQLEFVDFVLGLPQFGRFLINMRDQDGDTALHLAVQKSNPKMVAALLLHRDIDVRVLNDNGNEAIWKLWNVTKDSKTLNWNEISMLMLKADPQAATDIYNLRREAHDKVTETTRNDIKSLTQTYTGNTSLVAILIATITFAAAFTLPGGYSADPGNEGLPIMARKFAFKAFLISDTLAMCSSLVVAFVCIIARLEDLEFLLHYRSFTKKLMWFAYMATTTAFATGLYTVLAPRLLWLAVAICVLTTSLPILTKLLGEWPILRLRLRLGRTFKSDLLDMV, encoded by the exons atgcatgttggaGGCTCAAATATCTACCACTACGTACAGCAGAAGAAGTTCGAATCCACAAATGGTTCTTCTGTGTTGGAAGAGAAGGACGAATATGCCAAACTTGAGAATAGACAACACGGCAGGGATATACTACGAGAAATGCATCATTCAGGCACACCACATACAAAACTGAGGAATGCAGCGTTGCTTATGGCACCATCTGTTCTTTGCTTGTCGGAGTCACTGAG ctgctgttgttcctccATATACATGCCTGCCTCCATTGATCCATGTCCAGCTGCTAACTGCCAAATTATGGAAGCAG GGAAAAAGACAGCAACTATGATGGACAGCCGCCTCCTTGATGCCGCCGTATCTGGTGACACGACAATGATGAAACACTTGGCCCTTCATGACCCAGCCGTGCTGCTGGGAACAACTCCACGGGGCAACACCTGCCTCCACATCTCCGCCATGCATGGCCATGCTGGATTCTGCATGGATGCCATGGCCCTGAACCGGTCCCTCCTCTCCGCTGTCAACAATGACGGGGAGACTCCACTTGTCGCAGCAGTGAGAGGTGGACGGACCAGTACTACAAGTTTAGCTCCATCTTTTCTCAGGTGCTACCGTGATCTCCATCTGAGCGAGgcaatcttgaagcaagacaaGCAAGGGAACAATGCACTGCACCACGCAATACGAAGCGGCCACAGGGAACTTGCGCTGGAGCTGATCGCAGCCGAGCCCGCTTTGTCCAAAGCTGTGAACAAATATGATGAGTCACCCATGTACATCGCGGTGATGAGAAATTACAAGGATGTATCCGAGAAACTGTTGGAGATTCCTGATTCTGCTCATCTGGGCGGAACCAATGGTCACAATGCTCTTCATGCTGCCGTGAGAAATGGCACTGCAG CTATCGCTAAAAAGATTGTGGAGACACGTCCTGCGCTCGCACTAACAGAAGACAAGATTAGAAAAGCCACTCCACTGCACCAGGCTGTACTTTGGGACAAGGTTGACGTGCTAAGAGTAATATTGGAACATGATCGGTCTTTAGGGTATGTGGTCTCCTCGAAGGGTACCCCTCTTCTGGTTTCTGCTGCATATAGAGGCAATGTTGGTGTAGCCCGAGAGCTTCTTAAACATTGTCCAGATGCGCCCTTCGCTAAGACAAATGGCTGGACATGTCTGCACCAAGCTGTGTGGAATGGACAGCTGGAGTTCGTAGATTTTGTCCTGGGTTTGCCACAATTTGGTAGATTCCTTATTAACATGCGCGATCAGGACGGCGATACTGCTCTGCACCTCGCAGTCCAAAAGTCCAATCCCAAGATGGTCGCTGCTTTACTGCTTCACCGAGACATAGACGTCAGAGTGCTTAATGACAATGGAAACGAAGCAATATGGAAATTGTGGAATGTCACCAAAGATTCCAAGACATTAAACTGG AATGAAATTTCCATGCTTATGTTGAAAGCTGATCCTCAAGCCGCAACAGATATTTATAATCTCCGCAGGGAAGCCCATGATAAAGTGACAGAAACAACAAGGAATGATATCAAGTCACTGACTCAAACATATACAGGCAACACTTCCTTGGTGGCGATTCTGATTGCCACCATTACATTTGCTGCTGCTTTCACTTTGCCCGGAGGATATAGCGCTGATCCTGGAAATGAGGGCCTTCCTATCATGGCAAGGAAGTTTGCGTTTAAGGCATTCTTGATCTCTGATACCTTGGCAATGTGCTCCTCACTTGTTGTAGCCTTCGTATGCATCATAGCCAGGTTGGAGGATCTTGAGTTCCTGCTTCACTACAGGTCTTTTACCAAAAAGCTTATGTGGTTTGCATACATGGCAACCACCACAGCATTTGCAACTGGTTTGTACACTGTCCTGGCTCCTCGTCTCCTCTGGCTCGCTGTTGCGATCTGTGTTCTAACGACTTCGCTACCCATTCTCACTAAGCTTCTTGGTGAATGGCCCATCTTGAGACTAAGATTACGCTTGGGTCGGACTTTCAAGTCGGACCTCCTTGATATGGTATAG
- the LOC8076898 gene encoding ankyrin repeat-containing protein At5g02620 isoform X3 → MMDSRLLDAAVSGDTTMMKHLALHDPAVLLGTTPRGNTCLHISAMHGHAGFCMDAMALNRSLLSAVNNDGETPLVAAVRGGRTSTTSLAPSFLRCYRDLHLSEAILKQDKQGNNALHHAIRSGHRELALELIAAEPALSKAVNKYDESPMYIAVMRNYKDVSEKLLEIPDSAHLGGTNGHNALHAAVRNGTAAIAKKIVETRPALALTEDKIRKATPLHQAVLWDKVDVLRVILEHDRSLGYVVSSKGTPLLVSAAYRGNVGVARELLKHCPDAPFAKTNGWTCLHQAVWNGQLEFVDFVLGLPQFGRFLINMRDQDGDTALHLAVQKSNPKMVAALLLHRDIDVRVLNDNGNEAIWKLWNVTKDSKTLNWNEISMLMLKADPQAATDIYNLRREAHDKVTETTRNDIKSLTQTYTGNTSLVAILIATITFAAAFTLPGGYSADPGNEGLPIMARKFAFKAFLISDTLAMCSSLVVAFVCIIARLEDLEFLLHYRSFTKKLMWFAYMATTTAFATGLYTVLAPRLLWLAVAICVLTTSLPILTKLLGEWPILRLRLRLGRTFKSDLLDMV, encoded by the exons ATGATGGACAGCCGCCTCCTTGATGCCGCCGTATCTGGTGACACGACAATGATGAAACACTTGGCCCTTCATGACCCAGCCGTGCTGCTGGGAACAACTCCACGGGGCAACACCTGCCTCCACATCTCCGCCATGCATGGCCATGCTGGATTCTGCATGGATGCCATGGCCCTGAACCGGTCCCTCCTCTCCGCTGTCAACAATGACGGGGAGACTCCACTTGTCGCAGCAGTGAGAGGTGGACGGACCAGTACTACAAGTTTAGCTCCATCTTTTCTCAGGTGCTACCGTGATCTCCATCTGAGCGAGgcaatcttgaagcaagacaaGCAAGGGAACAATGCACTGCACCACGCAATACGAAGCGGCCACAGGGAACTTGCGCTGGAGCTGATCGCAGCCGAGCCCGCTTTGTCCAAAGCTGTGAACAAATATGATGAGTCACCCATGTACATCGCGGTGATGAGAAATTACAAGGATGTATCCGAGAAACTGTTGGAGATTCCTGATTCTGCTCATCTGGGCGGAACCAATGGTCACAATGCTCTTCATGCTGCCGTGAGAAATGGCACTGCAG CTATCGCTAAAAAGATTGTGGAGACACGTCCTGCGCTCGCACTAACAGAAGACAAGATTAGAAAAGCCACTCCACTGCACCAGGCTGTACTTTGGGACAAGGTTGACGTGCTAAGAGTAATATTGGAACATGATCGGTCTTTAGGGTATGTGGTCTCCTCGAAGGGTACCCCTCTTCTGGTTTCTGCTGCATATAGAGGCAATGTTGGTGTAGCCCGAGAGCTTCTTAAACATTGTCCAGATGCGCCCTTCGCTAAGACAAATGGCTGGACATGTCTGCACCAAGCTGTGTGGAATGGACAGCTGGAGTTCGTAGATTTTGTCCTGGGTTTGCCACAATTTGGTAGATTCCTTATTAACATGCGCGATCAGGACGGCGATACTGCTCTGCACCTCGCAGTCCAAAAGTCCAATCCCAAGATGGTCGCTGCTTTACTGCTTCACCGAGACATAGACGTCAGAGTGCTTAATGACAATGGAAACGAAGCAATATGGAAATTGTGGAATGTCACCAAAGATTCCAAGACATTAAACTGG AATGAAATTTCCATGCTTATGTTGAAAGCTGATCCTCAAGCCGCAACAGATATTTATAATCTCCGCAGGGAAGCCCATGATAAAGTGACAGAAACAACAAGGAATGATATCAAGTCACTGACTCAAACATATACAGGCAACACTTCCTTGGTGGCGATTCTGATTGCCACCATTACATTTGCTGCTGCTTTCACTTTGCCCGGAGGATATAGCGCTGATCCTGGAAATGAGGGCCTTCCTATCATGGCAAGGAAGTTTGCGTTTAAGGCATTCTTGATCTCTGATACCTTGGCAATGTGCTCCTCACTTGTTGTAGCCTTCGTATGCATCATAGCCAGGTTGGAGGATCTTGAGTTCCTGCTTCACTACAGGTCTTTTACCAAAAAGCTTATGTGGTTTGCATACATGGCAACCACCACAGCATTTGCAACTGGTTTGTACACTGTCCTGGCTCCTCGTCTCCTCTGGCTCGCTGTTGCGATCTGTGTTCTAACGACTTCGCTACCCATTCTCACTAAGCTTCTTGGTGAATGGCCCATCTTGAGACTAAGATTACGCTTGGGTCGGACTTTCAAGTCGGACCTCCTTGATATGGTATAG
- the LOC8076898 gene encoding ankyrin repeat-containing protein At5g02620 isoform X2: protein MHHSGTPHTKLRNAALLMAPSVLCLSESLSCCCSSIYMPASIDPCPAANCQIMEAGKKTATMMDSRLLDAAVSGDTTMMKHLALHDPAVLLGTTPRGNTCLHISAMHGHAGFCMDAMALNRSLLSAVNNDGETPLVAAVRGGRTSTTSLAPSFLRCYRDLHLSEAILKQDKQGNNALHHAIRSGHRELALELIAAEPALSKAVNKYDESPMYIAVMRNYKDVSEKLLEIPDSAHLGGTNGHNALHAAVRNGTAAIAKKIVETRPALALTEDKIRKATPLHQAVLWDKVDVLRVILEHDRSLGYVVSSKGTPLLVSAAYRGNVGVARELLKHCPDAPFAKTNGWTCLHQAVWNGQLEFVDFVLGLPQFGRFLINMRDQDGDTALHLAVQKSNPKMVAALLLHRDIDVRVLNDNGNEAIWKLWNVTKDSKTLNWNEISMLMLKADPQAATDIYNLRREAHDKVTETTRNDIKSLTQTYTGNTSLVAILIATITFAAAFTLPGGYSADPGNEGLPIMARKFAFKAFLISDTLAMCSSLVVAFVCIIARLEDLEFLLHYRSFTKKLMWFAYMATTTAFATGLYTVLAPRLLWLAVAICVLTTSLPILTKLLGEWPILRLRLRLGRTFKSDLLDMV from the exons ATGCATCATTCAGGCACACCACATACAAAACTGAGGAATGCAGCGTTGCTTATGGCACCATCTGTTCTTTGCTTGTCGGAGTCACTGAG ctgctgttgttcctccATATACATGCCTGCCTCCATTGATCCATGTCCAGCTGCTAACTGCCAAATTATGGAAGCAG GGAAAAAGACAGCAACTATGATGGACAGCCGCCTCCTTGATGCCGCCGTATCTGGTGACACGACAATGATGAAACACTTGGCCCTTCATGACCCAGCCGTGCTGCTGGGAACAACTCCACGGGGCAACACCTGCCTCCACATCTCCGCCATGCATGGCCATGCTGGATTCTGCATGGATGCCATGGCCCTGAACCGGTCCCTCCTCTCCGCTGTCAACAATGACGGGGAGACTCCACTTGTCGCAGCAGTGAGAGGTGGACGGACCAGTACTACAAGTTTAGCTCCATCTTTTCTCAGGTGCTACCGTGATCTCCATCTGAGCGAGgcaatcttgaagcaagacaaGCAAGGGAACAATGCACTGCACCACGCAATACGAAGCGGCCACAGGGAACTTGCGCTGGAGCTGATCGCAGCCGAGCCCGCTTTGTCCAAAGCTGTGAACAAATATGATGAGTCACCCATGTACATCGCGGTGATGAGAAATTACAAGGATGTATCCGAGAAACTGTTGGAGATTCCTGATTCTGCTCATCTGGGCGGAACCAATGGTCACAATGCTCTTCATGCTGCCGTGAGAAATGGCACTGCAG CTATCGCTAAAAAGATTGTGGAGACACGTCCTGCGCTCGCACTAACAGAAGACAAGATTAGAAAAGCCACTCCACTGCACCAGGCTGTACTTTGGGACAAGGTTGACGTGCTAAGAGTAATATTGGAACATGATCGGTCTTTAGGGTATGTGGTCTCCTCGAAGGGTACCCCTCTTCTGGTTTCTGCTGCATATAGAGGCAATGTTGGTGTAGCCCGAGAGCTTCTTAAACATTGTCCAGATGCGCCCTTCGCTAAGACAAATGGCTGGACATGTCTGCACCAAGCTGTGTGGAATGGACAGCTGGAGTTCGTAGATTTTGTCCTGGGTTTGCCACAATTTGGTAGATTCCTTATTAACATGCGCGATCAGGACGGCGATACTGCTCTGCACCTCGCAGTCCAAAAGTCCAATCCCAAGATGGTCGCTGCTTTACTGCTTCACCGAGACATAGACGTCAGAGTGCTTAATGACAATGGAAACGAAGCAATATGGAAATTGTGGAATGTCACCAAAGATTCCAAGACATTAAACTGG AATGAAATTTCCATGCTTATGTTGAAAGCTGATCCTCAAGCCGCAACAGATATTTATAATCTCCGCAGGGAAGCCCATGATAAAGTGACAGAAACAACAAGGAATGATATCAAGTCACTGACTCAAACATATACAGGCAACACTTCCTTGGTGGCGATTCTGATTGCCACCATTACATTTGCTGCTGCTTTCACTTTGCCCGGAGGATATAGCGCTGATCCTGGAAATGAGGGCCTTCCTATCATGGCAAGGAAGTTTGCGTTTAAGGCATTCTTGATCTCTGATACCTTGGCAATGTGCTCCTCACTTGTTGTAGCCTTCGTATGCATCATAGCCAGGTTGGAGGATCTTGAGTTCCTGCTTCACTACAGGTCTTTTACCAAAAAGCTTATGTGGTTTGCATACATGGCAACCACCACAGCATTTGCAACTGGTTTGTACACTGTCCTGGCTCCTCGTCTCCTCTGGCTCGCTGTTGCGATCTGTGTTCTAACGACTTCGCTACCCATTCTCACTAAGCTTCTTGGTGAATGGCCCATCTTGAGACTAAGATTACGCTTGGGTCGGACTTTCAAGTCGGACCTCCTTGATATGGTATAG